A portion of the Moraxella ovis genome contains these proteins:
- the rplL gene encoding 50S ribosomal protein L7/L12: MSLTNEQILDAIAEKSVMEIVELISAMEEKFGVSAAALAAAPAAGGDAGGAAEEKDDFNVVITSGGDKKVAVIKVVREVTGLGLKEAKDLVEGAPQTVKEGASKAEAEELKKKLEEAGASVELK; this comes from the coding sequence ATGTCACTAACTAACGAACAAATCCTAGACGCGATCGCGGAAAAATCAGTAATGGAAATCGTTGAGCTTATCTCTGCGATGGAAGAAAAATTCGGCGTATCTGCTGCTGCACTAGCAGCTGCTCCAGCTGCTGGCGGCGACGCTGGCGGTGCTGCTGAAGAAAAAGACGACTTCAACGTTGTTATCACCAGCGGTGGCGACAAGAAAGTAGCTGTTATTAAAGTAGTACGTGAAGTAACTGGCCTAGGTCTAAAAGAAGCTAAAGATCTAGTTGAAGGCGCTCCACAAACTGTCAAAGAAGGCGCATCTAAAGCTGAAGCTGAAGAGCTTAAGAAGAAGCTTGAAGAAGCTGGCGCGAGCGTTGAACTTAAATAA
- the rplA gene encoding 50S ribosomal protein L1, producing the protein MAKLTKRQKLINEKVDGNKLYTIEEAVAILNDLPAAKFKESIDIAINLGIDPRKSDQVVRGATNLPAGTGKTKRVAVFAQGAAADAAKEAGADVVGFEDLADSIKAGNLDFDVVIASPDAMRVVGQLGTILGPRGLMPNPKVGTVTADVATAVKNTKAGQAQYRVDKAGIIHASIGQVGFTGEQIEQNATALLNDLKRAKPATSKGIYIKKITLSSTMGPGIAIDPVPHRANK; encoded by the coding sequence ATGGCTAAGCTAACTAAGCGTCAAAAGCTAATCAACGAGAAAGTTGATGGCAACAAACTATACACCATCGAAGAAGCGGTTGCGATTCTAAACGATTTGCCAGCGGCTAAATTCAAAGAGTCTATCGACATCGCGATCAACCTAGGCATTGACCCGCGTAAATCTGATCAAGTAGTTCGTGGCGCAACCAACCTACCTGCAGGTACTGGCAAAACTAAGCGTGTTGCTGTATTCGCTCAAGGCGCTGCTGCTGACGCTGCTAAAGAAGCTGGTGCGGATGTTGTAGGCTTTGAAGATCTGGCTGACAGCATCAAAGCTGGCAACCTTGACTTTGACGTAGTAATCGCTTCTCCAGATGCGATGCGCGTTGTTGGTCAACTGGGTACCATCCTAGGTCCACGTGGTCTTATGCCAAACCCTAAAGTTGGTACAGTAACTGCTGATGTAGCGACTGCTGTTAAAAACACCAAAGCAGGTCAGGCTCAGTACCGTGTAGACAAAGCTGGTATCATCCACGCTTCTATCGGTCAAGTAGGCTTTACTGGCGAGCAAATCGAACAAAACGCCACTGCGTTGTTGAACGATCTTAAACGTGCTAAGCCAGCTACCTCTAAAGGTATCTACATCAAGAAGATTACTTTGTCTAGCACCATGGGCCCTGGTATCGCAATCGATCCAGTTCCACACCGTGCGAACAAATAA
- the rpoC gene encoding DNA-directed RNA polymerase subunit beta', which yields MKDLLDIMKGPADNGIKEFDSIQISLASPDTIKSWSHGEVKKPETINYRTFKPERDGLFCAKIFGPVKDFECLCGKYKRRKFQGIICEKCGVEVTAAKVRRDRMGHIELASPVAHIWFLKSLPSRIGLLLDITLRDIERVLYFESYIVTDPGMTGLDKYQLLDDEEYFNALEQYGDEFIAKMGAEAVQDLLKDIDVDGEIDELRAEIPQTNSETKLKKMSKRLQLLESFRDSGNKPEWMVMTVLPVLPPDLRPLVPLEGGRFATSDLNDLYRRVINRNNRLKRLLELNAPDIIVRNEKRMLQEAVDALLDNGRRGRAITGSNKRPLKSLADMIKGKQGRFRQNLLGKRVDYSGRSVIVVGPTLRLHQCGLPKKMALELFKPFTYAKLLQNNIAQTIKAAKKMVEREEPVVWDMLASVIREHPVLLNRAPTLHRLGLQAFEPVLIEGKAIQLHPLVCAAFNADFDGDQMAVHVPLTLEAQLEARALMMSTNNILSPANGEPIIVPSQDVVLGLYYISRSHVNAKGENMVFSTVNEALRAIGSEDLSVNAKIKVRVTETILDEKTGEKTTKTEIKDTVAGRLLIWNIMPEGMAFSECNTEMTKKNISKLLNSCYRKLGVKESVLFADHLMYLGFAQATLSGISIGMEDMVIPPTKKEIMDAADSEVREIEQQFEQGFVTAGERYNKVVDIWSRTSDKIANAMMENLSTDEVVNADGEVEKEKSFNSIYMMADSGARGSATQIRQLAGMRGLMAKPDGSIIETPIKANFREGLTVLQYFISTHGARKGLADTALKTANSGYLTRRLVDVAQDLVITHDDCGTDAGQRMTPVIDGGEIVERLGDRVLGRVTAKDVVNVDGEVIAPAGTLIDERMVEKLDANAIDEVYVRSVITCESSHGVCAKCYGRDLARGHLVNIGESVGVMAAQSIGEPGTQLTMRTFHVGGAASAAAVDNSVSVGSNGSVRFHNMKTVEHVDGHLVTVSRSAEIGVADSQGRERERYKVPYGSNVLVRDGAEVSAGDVIAKWDPHTHPIITEFAGTARFSDITDGMTATVKVDETTGMSSFEILASKDRPSIAKDLRPAIILDTTEGKEVVYFLPAETVIRVSEGEAVTAGSVLGRVPQATSGTKDITGGLPRVADLFEARRPKDHAIMAEMSGVVSFGKETKGKNRFIITDEEGNVHEELIPKWRQINVFEGETVERGEVVSDGPQNPHDILRLKGETALANYIVNEVQEVYRLQGVKINDKHIEVIVRQMLRKVEVTDGGDSSYFKGDQAEYTKIRALNEELVANNKFPVQFERQLLGITKASLATESFISAASFQETTRVLTAAATMGKVDDLTGLKENVVVGRLIPAGTGLAYHQNRQRKAELALEGNASADDIALDDELLTSSENLPTEDSFAKAFADELGQDSE from the coding sequence TTGAAAGATTTATTAGACATCATGAAAGGCCCTGCCGATAACGGCATTAAAGAGTTTGACAGCATTCAAATCTCTTTGGCAAGTCCTGACACCATCAAATCTTGGTCGCATGGCGAGGTTAAAAAACCTGAAACCATCAACTACCGCACTTTTAAGCCTGAGCGTGATGGGCTGTTTTGCGCCAAAATCTTCGGCCCTGTGAAGGATTTTGAGTGTCTGTGTGGCAAATACAAACGCCGTAAATTCCAAGGCATCATCTGTGAAAAATGTGGCGTTGAAGTAACCGCGGCAAAAGTTCGCCGTGATCGCATGGGTCATATTGAGCTTGCTAGCCCTGTGGCACACATCTGGTTCCTAAAATCACTACCAAGCCGCATTGGTCTATTGCTTGACATTACTTTGCGTGACATTGAGCGTGTACTTTATTTTGAAAGCTACATCGTAACTGATCCTGGCATGACTGGTCTTGATAAGTATCAGCTGCTTGATGATGAAGAGTACTTCAATGCACTTGAGCAGTACGGTGATGAATTCATCGCTAAGATGGGTGCTGAAGCGGTTCAAGATCTACTAAAAGACATCGATGTTGATGGCGAAATAGATGAATTGCGTGCAGAAATTCCGCAAACCAATTCTGAAACCAAACTTAAAAAGATGTCTAAGCGTCTGCAGCTGCTAGAGTCTTTCCGCGATTCTGGCAACAAGCCAGAGTGGATGGTGATGACTGTATTGCCAGTATTGCCCCCTGATCTACGTCCGCTGGTACCGCTTGAGGGTGGTCGTTTTGCTACGTCTGATCTAAACGACCTATATCGTCGTGTGATCAACCGTAACAACCGTCTAAAACGTCTTTTGGAATTGAACGCGCCTGACATCATCGTTCGTAACGAAAAGCGTATGCTTCAAGAAGCGGTGGATGCATTGCTTGACAACGGTCGTCGTGGCCGTGCGATTACTGGTTCTAACAAGCGCCCACTAAAATCGCTTGCTGACATGATCAAAGGTAAGCAAGGTCGTTTCCGTCAGAACCTATTGGGTAAACGTGTTGACTACTCTGGCCGTTCGGTCATCGTGGTAGGTCCGACATTGCGCCTACATCAGTGCGGTCTGCCAAAGAAAATGGCGTTGGAGCTGTTCAAGCCATTCACCTACGCTAAGCTGCTTCAGAATAACATCGCTCAGACCATCAAAGCTGCCAAAAAAATGGTAGAGCGTGAAGAGCCTGTAGTTTGGGACATGCTGGCTAGCGTCATCCGCGAACATCCAGTACTACTAAACCGTGCACCGACACTTCACCGTCTGGGCTTACAAGCTTTCGAGCCTGTGCTTATTGAAGGTAAGGCGATTCAGCTACACCCATTGGTGTGTGCGGCATTTAACGCCGACTTCGACGGTGACCAGATGGCGGTACATGTGCCATTAACCCTAGAAGCTCAGCTTGAAGCGCGTGCGTTGATGATGTCTACCAATAACATCTTGTCACCTGCCAACGGTGAGCCGATCATCGTACCATCACAGGACGTTGTTTTGGGTCTGTACTACATCAGCCGTAGCCATGTAAATGCTAAAGGCGAGAACATGGTATTTAGTACCGTGAACGAAGCCTTGCGCGCAATCGGTTCTGAAGATTTGTCTGTAAACGCTAAAATCAAAGTGCGTGTTACTGAGACCATCTTAGACGAAAAAACAGGTGAAAAAACCACCAAAACCGAAATCAAAGACACCGTTGCAGGTCGTCTGTTGATCTGGAACATCATGCCAGAAGGTATGGCGTTTAGTGAGTGTAATACTGAGATGACAAAGAAAAACATCTCTAAGCTGTTAAACTCCTGCTACCGTAAATTGGGTGTAAAAGAATCTGTACTATTCGCTGACCATTTGATGTATCTAGGTTTCGCTCAAGCGACTCTATCAGGCATCTCGATTGGTATGGAAGACATGGTCATCCCACCAACCAAAAAAGAAATCATGGATGCCGCTGACTCAGAAGTACGCGAGATTGAACAACAGTTCGAGCAGGGCTTTGTAACTGCAGGTGAGCGCTATAACAAAGTTGTTGATATCTGGTCTCGTACTTCTGACAAAATCGCTAATGCGATGATGGAAAACTTATCAACTGATGAAGTTGTTAATGCAGATGGCGAAGTTGAAAAAGAAAAATCATTCAACTCAATCTACATGATGGCAGACTCTGGTGCTCGTGGTAGCGCAACCCAGATTCGTCAGCTTGCAGGTATGCGTGGTCTGATGGCAAAACCAGACGGCTCGATCATTGAGACGCCAATTAAGGCGAACTTCCGTGAAGGTCTGACAGTTCTGCAGTACTTTATCTCGACGCACGGTGCGCGTAAAGGTCTTGCTGATACCGCCTTGAAAACCGCTAACTCGGGTTACTTGACTCGTCGTTTGGTTGACGTAGCTCAGGACTTAGTGATTACGCATGACGACTGTGGTACGGATGCAGGTCAGCGCATGACCCCGGTGATTGACGGTGGTGAAATCGTAGAACGCTTGGGTGATCGTGTACTTGGCCGTGTTACCGCCAAAGACGTGGTAAACGTAGATGGTGAAGTGATCGCACCAGCAGGCACATTGATCGATGAGCGCATGGTTGAGAAGCTAGACGCTAATGCGATTGATGAAGTATATGTACGTTCGGTGATTACCTGTGAATCAAGCCATGGTGTGTGTGCTAAGTGTTACGGCCGCGATCTGGCTCGTGGCCACTTGGTGAACATCGGTGAGTCTGTAGGTGTTATGGCGGCACAGTCGATCGGTGAGCCTGGTACCCAGCTTACCATGCGTACCTTCCACGTGGGTGGTGCCGCATCGGCAGCAGCAGTGGATAACAGCGTATCAGTAGGTAGTAACGGTTCGGTTCGCTTCCATAATATGAAGACCGTAGAGCATGTCGATGGCCACTTGGTTACCGTGTCTCGTTCTGCTGAGATTGGCGTTGCTGATAGCCAAGGCCGTGAGCGTGAGCGCTATAAGGTGCCTTATGGCTCGAACGTACTGGTGCGTGATGGTGCAGAAGTGTCAGCGGGTGATGTGATCGCTAAATGGGATCCGCATACTCATCCGATCATCACAGAATTCGCAGGTACGGCTCGCTTTAGCGACATCACTGATGGCATGACGGCTACTGTAAAAGTTGACGAAACCACAGGCATGAGCTCATTTGAGATCTTGGCAAGTAAAGACCGTCCAAGTATCGCCAAAGACTTGCGTCCAGCCATTATTCTAGATACCACAGAAGGTAAAGAAGTGGTTTACTTCCTGCCTGCTGAGACGGTGATTCGCGTGTCTGAAGGTGAGGCAGTAACCGCAGGTTCTGTACTTGGTCGTGTGCCACAAGCCACCTCAGGTACCAAGGATATTACTGGTGGTCTGCCACGTGTTGCTGATCTGTTCGAAGCGCGCCGTCCAAAAGATCATGCCATCATGGCAGAGATGAGCGGTGTGGTATCATTCGGTAAAGAAACTAAAGGCAAAAACCGTTTCATCATCACCGACGAAGAAGGCAATGTTCACGAAGAGCTGATTCCAAAATGGCGTCAAATCAACGTCTTTGAAGGTGAGACGGTAGAGCGTGGTGAGGTGGTGTCTGACGGTCCGCAGAACCCGCATGACATCCTACGCCTAAAAGGCGAAACCGCTTTGGCGAACTACATCGTGAACGAAGTTCAGGAAGTTTATCGCTTACAAGGTGTTAAGATCAACGATAAGCACATTGAAGTTATCGTACGTCAAATGCTGCGCAAAGTTGAAGTTACCGACGGTGGCGATTCTAGCTACTTTAAGGGCGACCAAGCAGAATACACGAAGATCCGTGCGTTGAACGAAGAGCTGGTGGCGAATAATAAATTCCCAGTGCAATTCGAGCGTCAGCTTCTAGGTATTACTAAGGCGTCACTGGCCACCGAAAGCTTTATCTCAGCGGCATCGTTCCAAGAGACGACCCGTGTCTTGACCGCTGCTGCAACCATGGGTAAAGTTGATGACTTGACAGGTCTTAAAGAGAACGTTGTTGTGGGTCGTCTGATCCCAGCAGGTACAGGTCTGGCTTATCATCAAAACCGCCAACGTAAGGCAGAGCTTGCACTTGAAGGTAATGCATCAGCTGATGACATCGCGCTTGATGATGAGCTACTAACAAGCAGCGAAAATCTACCAACCGAAGACAGCTTTGCTAAGGCATTTGCTGACGAACTCGGTCAAGATAGCGAATGA
- the rpoB gene encoding DNA-directed RNA polymerase subunit beta — MAYSYTEKKRIRKSFSRLPDVMDVPYLLAIQVDSYEQFLQEHKKPKARANVGLQAAFSSIFPITSHSGNVELQFVEYYLGEPEFDERECIMRGSTFAAPLRVKIRLIIKDKDSKDKDSKAAIKDIREQSVFMGEIPLMTDNGTFIINGTERVIVSQLHRSPGVFFDHDKGKSHSSGKVLYNARIIPYRGSWLDFEFDVKDLVYARIDRRRKLLATIILRAIGMDTAQILETFFDTVEVYKGEESFEVELVAERLQGEMAQFDIVSPDGKVIVEQGKRINARRIKEIVASGMTKLAVPDEYLYERILAEDIVYHDEVIARANTLIDHELLVKLADKNIKGFKILFTNDIDHGAYIADTLRADTVMSREEALIEIYKVMRPGEPPTLETAEKLFEQMFFSQERYDLSNVGRMKFNRRLGREFVETDDIDVQRDQGVLSNQDIIDVLKELIEIRNGRGEVDDIDHLGNRRIRSVGEMTENQFRIGLARVERAVKERLTTAESDNLSPQDLINSKPVAASIKEFFGSSQLSQFMDQNNPLSEITHKRRVSALGPGGLTRERAGFEVRDVHNTHYGRVCPIETPEGPNIGLINSLAVFAKTNNFGFLETPYRRVIDGKVTDDIEYMSAIEEVGSVIAQADSPMNENGELTEEMVMVRYQGESVRMGVDKVTHMDVSPRQVVSVAASLIPFLEHDDANRALMGANMQRQAVPTLRSDKPLVGTGMERHVARDSGVCVVAKRGGVIEEVDASRVIVRVNEEEMTAGEAGIDIYNLIKYTRSNQNTCINQRIIVNEGDVIARGDILADGPSTDLGELALGQNMRVAFMPWNGYNFEDSILLSERVVQEDRFTTIHIQELTCVARDTKLGPEEITGDIPNVGEAALANLDEAGIVYIGAEVNAGDILVGKVTPKGESQLTPEEKLLRAIFGEKAADVKDTSLRVPSSTKGTVIDVQVFTRDGLEKDSRAKAIEKAMLDHYRKDLKEELNIFEAAARGRIVHLLEGKTISGGSGFKAGTVLSAADLENLSLENLLDIQPAEEEVSERLTQIAEYLSDKQKDIDNKFAEKKRKLTAGDDLAHGVQKIVKVYLAVKRRIQPGDKMAGRHGNKGVVSRIMPVEDMPYDEKGNPVDIVLNPLGVPSRMNIGQVLETHLGMAARGLGDKINEMMRAQAAVGELREFLDKIYNKVGGEQVDLDSLSDEDIMAMAENLRQGVPMGTAVFDGAKETQIKELLELAGLDKSGQQTLYDGRTGKKFDRPVTVGYMYMLKLNHLVDDKMHARSTGSYSLVTQQPLGGKAQFGGQRFGEMEVWALEAYGATYTLQEMLTVKSDDVEGRTRMYKNIVDGEQYMSPGMPESFNVLTKEIRSLGINIDLKEKKK, encoded by the coding sequence ATGGCTTATTCTTATACCGAAAAGAAACGCATTCGTAAAAGTTTTTCTAGACTTCCAGACGTCATGGATGTGCCATATCTATTGGCAATCCAAGTAGATTCTTACGAGCAGTTTTTGCAAGAGCATAAAAAGCCAAAAGCCCGTGCAAATGTGGGCTTACAAGCGGCTTTCTCGTCTATTTTCCCCATCACCAGCCATTCTGGCAACGTTGAGCTTCAGTTTGTCGAGTACTATTTGGGTGAGCCTGAGTTTGATGAGCGTGAATGTATCATGCGTGGCTCAACTTTCGCTGCACCTTTGCGCGTAAAAATCCGTCTAATCATCAAAGATAAAGACAGTAAAGACAAAGATTCTAAAGCGGCAATCAAAGACATCCGCGAACAAAGTGTGTTTATGGGTGAAATCCCGCTAATGACGGATAATGGTACTTTTATTATCAATGGTACTGAGCGTGTGATCGTATCGCAGCTACACCGTTCGCCAGGTGTGTTCTTTGATCATGATAAGGGTAAATCACACTCAAGCGGTAAAGTGCTTTACAATGCACGTATCATTCCTTACCGTGGCTCATGGCTTGATTTTGAATTTGATGTTAAAGACCTAGTATACGCACGTATCGACCGCCGCCGTAAGCTACTTGCGACCATCATCTTGCGCGCTATTGGTATGGATACTGCGCAGATTCTAGAGACTTTCTTTGACACAGTTGAAGTTTATAAAGGCGAAGAGTCTTTTGAGGTTGAGCTGGTGGCTGAACGTCTGCAAGGCGAGATGGCTCAGTTTGATATCGTATCACCAGATGGCAAGGTGATTGTTGAGCAAGGTAAGCGTATCAATGCCCGCCGCATCAAAGAAATCGTTGCCTCTGGTATGACCAAACTTGCCGTGCCTGATGAATATCTATATGAGCGTATTTTGGCAGAGGACATCGTTTATCACGATGAAGTAATCGCTCGTGCGAACACGTTAATTGACCATGAGCTTTTGGTTAAATTAGCCGATAAAAACATTAAAGGTTTTAAGATTCTATTTACCAACGACATCGACCACGGTGCTTATATCGCTGATACATTACGTGCTGACACTGTAATGAGCCGTGAAGAAGCGCTAATCGAGATCTATAAAGTCATGCGTCCAGGCGAGCCACCAACGCTAGAGACTGCTGAGAAGCTATTTGAGCAAATGTTCTTCAGCCAAGAGCGTTATGATCTGTCTAACGTTGGCCGTATGAAGTTCAACCGTCGTTTGGGTCGTGAATTTGTTGAGACTGATGACATTGATGTTCAGCGAGATCAAGGCGTATTGTCAAATCAAGACATCATCGACGTACTAAAAGAGCTGATTGAAATTCGCAATGGCCGTGGCGAAGTGGATGACATTGACCACTTGGGTAACCGTCGTATTCGTTCTGTTGGTGAGATGACTGAGAATCAGTTCCGTATCGGTTTGGCTCGTGTTGAGCGTGCTGTTAAAGAGCGTCTAACCACTGCTGAATCTGACAATCTATCACCACAAGATTTGATTAATTCTAAGCCTGTGGCAGCATCTATCAAAGAATTCTTTGGTTCTTCACAGCTGTCTCAGTTCATGGACCAAAACAACCCACTGTCAGAAATTACTCATAAGCGCCGTGTTTCTGCCCTTGGCCCTGGCGGTCTGACCCGTGAGCGTGCAGGTTTTGAGGTGCGTGACGTACATAACACTCACTACGGCCGTGTATGCCCGATCGAGACACCTGAAGGTCCAAACATTGGTCTGATCAACTCATTAGCAGTATTTGCTAAAACCAATAACTTTGGCTTCCTAGAGACGCCTTACCGCCGTGTTATCGATGGTAAAGTAACTGATGACATCGAATACATGTCTGCCATCGAAGAAGTAGGTTCTGTCATCGCACAGGCCGACTCGCCAATGAACGAAAATGGCGAGCTTACCGAAGAGATGGTGATGGTGCGCTATCAAGGTGAATCGGTACGTATGGGCGTTGATAAAGTAACCCACATGGACGTATCGCCACGTCAGGTTGTATCGGTGGCGGCATCGCTGATTCCATTCCTAGAGCACGACGATGCTAACCGTGCCTTGATGGGTGCGAACATGCAACGTCAGGCGGTACCGACTTTGCGATCTGATAAGCCGCTTGTAGGTACAGGCATGGAGCGTCACGTAGCGCGCGACAGCGGTGTCTGCGTGGTTGCTAAGCGTGGCGGTGTGATCGAAGAGGTTGATGCCAGCCGTGTTATCGTGCGTGTTAACGAAGAAGAGATGACTGCAGGTGAGGCAGGTATTGACATCTACAACCTCATCAAATACACCCGCTCTAACCAAAACACTTGTATCAACCAGCGCATCATCGTCAATGAAGGTGACGTAATCGCTCGTGGTGATATTTTGGCAGATGGCCCCTCGACAGATCTGGGCGAGCTTGCACTTGGTCAGAACATGCGTGTGGCGTTCATGCCTTGGAATGGTTATAACTTCGAAGACTCGATCTTATTATCTGAGCGTGTAGTTCAAGAAGACCGCTTTACCACCATTCATATCCAAGAGCTTACCTGTGTCGCTCGTGATACCAAGCTTGGCCCTGAAGAGATCACTGGTGATATTCCAAACGTTGGTGAGGCAGCACTTGCCAACCTTGACGAAGCGGGTATTGTTTATATTGGTGCTGAAGTAAATGCTGGCGATATCTTGGTGGGTAAAGTTACTCCAAAAGGTGAGAGCCAATTAACTCCAGAAGAAAAACTGCTTCGTGCTATCTTCGGTGAGAAAGCTGCTGATGTGAAAGACACGTCTTTACGTGTACCATCTTCAACTAAGGGTACGGTCATTGATGTACAAGTCTTTACCCGCGATGGTCTAGAAAAAGACAGCCGCGCCAAAGCCATCGAAAAAGCGATGCTTGATCACTATCGTAAAGACCTAAAAGAAGAGCTAAACATCTTCGAAGCGGCTGCTCGCGGTCGTATCGTACATCTACTAGAAGGTAAGACCATCAGTGGCGGTTCTGGCTTTAAGGCAGGCACGGTATTGTCAGCAGCTGATCTTGAGAATCTATCTCTTGAAAATCTGCTTGACATCCAGCCTGCGGAAGAAGAAGTGTCTGAGCGTTTGACACAAATCGCCGAATACCTAAGCGACAAGCAAAAAGACATCGACAATAAGTTCGCTGAGAAAAAACGCAAGCTAACAGCTGGTGATGATCTTGCGCATGGCGTTCAAAAGATCGTTAAAGTTTATCTGGCAGTTAAGCGTCGTATCCAGCCTGGTGACAAGATGGCAGGTCGTCACGGTAACAAGGGTGTTGTATCGCGTATCATGCCTGTTGAAGACATGCCATATGACGAGAAAGGCAACCCTGTTGATATCGTACTTAACCCTCTGGGCGTACCATCACGTATGAACATCGGTCAGGTTCTAGAGACTCACCTTGGTATGGCAGCTCGCGGCCTTGGTGACAAGATAAACGAGATGATGCGCGCTCAAGCAGCTGTTGGCGAACTTCGTGAATTTTTAGATAAGATTTATAACAAAGTTGGTGGCGAGCAAGTTGATCTAGACAGCTTGTCTGACGAAGACATCATGGCAATGGCCGAGAACCTGCGTCAGGGCGTGCCAATGGGTACAGCAGTTTTTGATGGCGCTAAAGAAACTCAAATCAAAGAATTGCTTGAGCTTGCAGGACTTGATAAGTCAGGACAGCAGACTCTGTATGATGGACGTACCGGTAAGAAATTTGACCGTCCTGTGACTGTGGGTTACATGTACATGCTGAAATTGAACCACTTGGTTGATGATAAGATGCACGCTCGTTCAACGGGTTCGTACAGTCTTGTTACTCAGCAGCCGCTTGGTGGTAAAGCTCAGTTCGGTGGTCAGCGTTTCGGTGAGATGGAGGTTTGGGCACTTGAAGCATACGGTGCGACTTACACGCTACAAGAGATGCTCACTGTGAAGTCGGATGACGTTGAAGGTCGTACCCGTATGTACAAAAACATCGTTGATGGCGAACAGTACATGAGCCCAGGTATGCCAGAGTCGTTTAATGTATTGACCAAAGAGATTCGATCGCTGGGCATTAACATTGACTTAAAAGAAAAGAAAAAATAA
- the rplJ gene encoding 50S ribosomal protein L10: MALNLQDKQAIVAEVNEAAKGALSAVVADSRGVTVAQMTELRKAARAAGVDMRIVRNTLLRRALEDTNFACMNDVFVGPTLIAFSNEHPGAAARLFKEFAKGNDKFEIKGAAFEGEFIDAKSIDKLATLPTYDEAIARLMGTMKEAAAGKLARTLAALRDKLQAEAA, translated from the coding sequence ATGGCACTAAATCTTCAAGACAAACAAGCAATTGTTGCTGAAGTAAATGAAGCTGCCAAAGGTGCGCTCTCTGCTGTTGTTGCCGATTCTCGCGGCGTAACAGTAGCACAGATGACCGAACTTCGTAAAGCGGCTCGTGCAGCAGGTGTTGATATGCGTATCGTTCGTAATACTCTATTACGTCGCGCGCTAGAAGACACTAACTTTGCTTGCATGAACGATGTATTCGTTGGTCCTACTCTAATTGCATTCTCAAATGAACACCCAGGTGCAGCAGCACGTCTGTTCAAAGAATTTGCAAAGGGCAACGACAAGTTCGAGATCAAAGGCGCAGCTTTTGAAGGCGAATTTATTGACGCTAAATCAATCGATAAACTTGCAACTCTACCTACTTACGACGAAGCTATTGCACGTCTAATGGGTACAATGAAAGAAGCAGCAGCAGGCAAACTTGCCCGTACTCTAGCTGCTCTACGCGACAAATTGCAAGCAGAAGCGGCATAA
- the rplK gene encoding 50S ribosomal protein L11 — MAKKIDGYIKLQVPAGKANPSPPIGPALGQKGVNIMAFCKEFNAASANFEPGLPIPVVITVFNDKSFTFVMKSPPAAVLLRKAAGVAKGSSVPNKDKVGTVTRAQLEEIVKTKEADLTAAELEAAIRTIAGTARSMGLNVEGV, encoded by the coding sequence ATGGCAAAGAAGATTGATGGCTACATCAAGCTACAAGTGCCTGCTGGTAAGGCAAACCCATCACCACCAATTGGTCCAGCATTGGGTCAAAAAGGTGTTAATATCATGGCGTTCTGTAAAGAGTTCAACGCAGCATCTGCTAACTTTGAACCAGGCTTGCCAATTCCAGTTGTAATCACCGTTTTTAACGATAAGTCTTTCACTTTCGTAATGAAGTCGCCACCTGCGGCAGTTCTACTACGTAAAGCAGCTGGTGTTGCTAAAGGTTCAAGTGTACCTAACAAAGATAAAGTTGGTACTGTGACTCGTGCGCAACTAGAAGAAATCGTAAAAACTAAAGAGGCAGATCTGACCGCTGCTGAACTTGAAGCTGCAATCCGTACCATCGCAGGTACTGCACGCTCAATGGGTCTAAATGTGGAGGGTGTGTAA
- the nusG gene encoding transcription termination/antitermination protein NusG: MMRWYIIQAFSGYEKQVQRSLIERIKRSEFTDSFGDVLVPTEEVIEMREGKKRTVEHKLFPGYVLINMDMNEDTWHIVRSCPNITGFIGGTPEHPAPITQVEADRILNRIQKGSDAPRPKTMFEPGEEVLVIDGPFTDFKGLVKKVDYDKSKLHLTVSVFNRPTEVELEFTKVEKIV, encoded by the coding sequence GTGATGCGTTGGTATATTATCCAAGCATTTTCTGGTTACGAAAAACAAGTTCAGCGCTCACTAATCGAGCGTATTAAGCGCAGTGAATTTACTGATTCTTTTGGTGATGTTTTGGTGCCAACCGAAGAAGTCATTGAAATGCGCGAAGGTAAAAAACGCACTGTTGAACATAAATTATTCCCTGGCTATGTCCTAATTAACATGGACATGAATGAGGATACTTGGCACATCGTAAGAAGCTGCCCGAACATCACAGGATTTATCGGGGGCACGCCGGAGCATCCAGCGCCAATCACTCAAGTTGAAGCAGATCGTATTCTGAATCGTATTCAAAAAGGCAGCGATGCACCTCGTCCTAAGACAATGTTTGAGCCGGGTGAGGAAGTGCTTGTGATTGACGGTCCATTTACTGATTTTAAAGGACTTGTCAAGAAAGTAGATTATGACAAATCCAAGCTGCACTTAACTGTTAGTGTGTTCAATCGCCCAACTGAAGTTGAGCTTGAATTCACGAAAGTTGAAAAAATCGTATAA